aaaaaaaaaaaaacatcgtgCCAAAGTTGATGAGTGATGGTATCAACCTGATAGATGGCTCTCAAACCACTCACCTGTCCAAACCAGCcagattggattggaatcgGTGAAGGAGTTGGAGGacattttgattgttcttgAGGAAGACTCGGGCTTTCATGGAGGACACTGACATCTTGAGAGCTTCAAGGAAAACGAGATTCAACTAAAAGTCTGATGTCGGTTGAAATGTACCCGTGCGCTTTATTTCAGCTCTAAGAATATGTCTTGTAGAATGACGACGTTCTTGAAACATTGAGGAATGGAAAGCAACAATGAGAAAGCCATTCACGCGTCATTAGCTTACCATCGTCTTATCAATTTTATTCTTATCCTGCGAGATACTAATTAGATCATCATTGATCCTACATACGTGTAAGAAAGAGCATTTTTATGTCATGAATATAATCTAATCAAGGTGCTTCATCTAGTTTTATCAAATGTTAGTTAGTCTCGCAATTGCTGCACTCACGCTACATCAGGATCTTTGAGAAAGCCGTTTTCTTACAAACGTGGTTGGGGTCTGCAGACCTTCTCGTCtttgatcaatgaaaaaaaagaaaggcgGGCTCTAAACCGACTCTTTCGAAAAGAAATCATTCACACAAGTGCAACCTTAGCAACAcggtttcatttcaagttacATAAGCTCGCATCCGTTTCGTATGATTCGAGAACAATTATCGACGAGAACCGGCGGCCCAAGTCACATCAACCATTTCTCGAACTGGTTTCAGGTCCAAGGATCTTGTCTACGATGCCCGCGATTCAGGAAGTGTCTCTCTCCATAGCGTCTCGAGAGCTTCTGTCTCATTTTGGTCAGCTTTGATTTTCAGATTTGAACGGCCCAGGGTCAAGAATCTGGCGCCATCCCATCTACTCCGAAAACGAGTTTGAAAGGCACAGATGCTGAGATGCATGTAcaaatgtactatgtaggGAACAGCCGTTGTGCCCTAAAGTAGGCAGGTTCGGCGGGCCGGTGCCTATTTTAGGATTGGGGTCGAGTTGCTGGAGCAATCTTGTGGTGCTGATGCAACTTCGGGAGATTTTTCAGCCACTGACCGAACATTCGTGCTTTAGTGCGTTGTGATTAGTGATGGACCAAACGACTAAACGAGTAATTCTATGCTGCGATACAATACAATGGATAGTTTTAACCTTTCAAGATCTGTTGAATGTCCTGCTACTTGAAAACCTAATAATATCCATTCTAAAATGACAATGTTCACCCATAAGCCTtcgaaaaaatcaaaaatgtcatagtgccattttgaaattatccAGAGATATTTCAGGCGGATCggcaatttcatttcttgtttttcttcttttttggcggacttccttactgttACTtcgaatggaattcccagctGTTGTGGATGTTTGAAATTCATATTGGCATGAATTTTGTTCAGATCTTACTGCACTGAATTAATCCGTAAACCTTTGAATAATTCGCCATTAGCTCTTTGACTTTTCTACTTCTATGGGCCGACAGATCGATCGAAAATATCTTAGtctcaaataaaaaacaataaacagacattcaaaaaaatctCGGCTCTGAAATACattcatgatttttctttaGTTCCGATCTTCCTGCGCTTGTGTGCTTTTTGACGAATCTACTGAATTTCCGGCCAAACGAGCTTTCGGTACATCACTATTATTTTCAGATCAATCATATCCACTTGATTCAAACCAAATATTAGACCTTTTGAGGCTCACTTACCAATTGGAGAAAGAATTATTTTTGGTGGGATCAGCTTTTTTACGAACAAATAGTTTTGCAGGGAAAACACACTTGGCTTGTATACGTAGATAGAGAAGTCGACCCTTGGGGTTGAATTGAATAACTGACTAACCGAGAAGTGAATAGAAGAACTTGAACACGTTTCTCAACCCAGAGTGGTCCGGTTGACAGCAACCAGATCATTCTGTATTTCGTGGCTAGGTGGATAGATGGATGTATCTGTATCGGACTCTCTGTGTGTGTATACTATTGAGCACATGAGACCGCACGCCTGATCCGTCACCCAAAAATATATCCATCTACGTAGATAGAGCAACGAACCTACAGACCAAACGTCTCACCGTCTTAGTAGCTAAGTTAGCCACACCACTAGCTctacacggtggttaaaaaTCAGATAAAGTTGTTGCTTAAATGCACAGACTTAGTTATGGATTCTTTTGCTTTAAGGGTTAAAGAAATTCCTTGGTGAAAACAGAAGATTGAAAGGTGCTCCAATTAGTACTTCAGATCACATAAAGGACCCTTTCCAAAACGTAGTTTATCAATATTATTAGTACACTTGCCTATGCTATGATatgaattttcaaagacaTCAATGCTCATTTGTGTTGTAAAATTGCGACAATCTTTTCTCTAAACACATTACTCAAAGCTACATTAGCCTTTCTTATGCTTATTTTTGATAGATTCGATGTGATGTCGTAAAGAACCTTcaactttttccaaatttttcagaagagaaaaagccttGATGCTTTTGGGAATAgaaacatatttcttttcaacttctttatgatataaccagagcattttgtgGCCACATTGAATGCAAAGAGCAACTGTTAAAGCGCAACATTTAAGTGTCCGCTGGATATGTGTAGatgaaaattaaattgaaGAAGCAACCCATTGGACAAATAACTACATTGTTTACATGTTGTCTTCTTTtgtgttttaagtggattaaaaTGCTGATCTGTGCTTGTTTTAAAAGTGCctctcatttgaaatgttcctTTCGCTCTCATAGCAATGCAAATCGTCTTGGAGTTCTTGAAGTTTGAGCAAACTTTCAACAAATGTTGTTGGTACCACCGCGTTTATTGGTCGCAAGGATGGAGGCAACCAAGGCAATGTAGATTGTCACGAAATACACTAACCGGAAAATTCTAGCTCAAATGGAGTTGGTATGTTGGGCCACGAGAAACCATGGATTCagtatgtactgtactgtGAAATCCGAAATAATGATTGTGAAATTGACCAATTGCAAAGGTGGGCATGGTTGAGCAAAGTAATATGTGGCTTTGTAGGATCACAGCTTTCTCATGGCAAAAGTTTTATTAATGCATAAATAAAGCATTATTTTTGAGAAACGGAGAGTGCGAGGCTTAGTTGAGCTttaaaagctcaagctttctATCCCTAGGTGTTTGTGAAGACATAAGATCCTGAAATGACAGATCTGCTTAGGTTCACTCAGGTTCACATGCTTCTTTTTCGCCGTTGCTAATTCCTGGaaaccattttgaacaacagtatttttcaacaaaaaactCAAAGTTCGACACTACCTCTAGGGAGTACTAGAATTAAATCCCATTTTGCCATCCACCTCATTTGGGAACACTCTCAAGATTCAATTGTTCGCGTTTTGAAAAAGACTGTGACTGAAAAGCGTTAAAAGGCCTGCATGGCAAGTACTGTAGCTTCTTGTAAAGTCATATCCCAGTGCACTGAAATTACAATTTTCTGTTTAGATGGAATGTTGAGATGAGACCAATGGAAGCATTACCATGCAGAACAAATTTTAAATTTACCCACCAGAGATGTGTGCCTTTCCATCTCTTTCTTCCTGACACTTTTTCTCACTACTGATCAAAAGAATAGGGCTGAGTTAACCACAAGCTCCAAAgattcaaagcattttttttaaaactaaaGCTGCCGCAAAGAAATTAACGTTTTAATAACTTTTAATTTGCAAGAGGAGGTTGAAATCAgtggacaaaaaaatgttggcgTGGAGTTTAAGTGAGTAAGCTCTTTATAGACAAATTGTGTTCCTTTCACTAATTTTAAGGACAAGGTAGATGCTTTGGAAGAGCTTCAAACCAGAACTGTAATTTTGACAGGCAAATCGAATTTGAAAGcgaaaacaaacattttgattgcttttaaaaaaattactcAATGGCGACCATCTCTGAATAAAGCCCTTGCCgtgtttgatttttgaatgaaagcaaaacatttcaagtgTGTTAGGATTCTATTTTCAATTGGCAGTTAGTCGAATTTCCAACGACGCTTTGAAAACCCTGAAATATTGCGCAAGCCATGATTCTCGATCGTGATGTACATGTAGTCTCTTAATACCAACTCTGGTCAGCTGCTGGAAAACGCTCGATGGTTTGGAGGACCGGTGCCCCGAGGGGCAGGTCTTCTTCGAAATCGCCCGACTAAATTTTCTTGGTTCGCAAATTGATTTAAACGTTAAGTTACAGCATGGCGACTGTATTGAACGTCATCTATATTTCCAATGAATacctttttttctcgttcGACAATAAACTAATTTCAGTCCACGTATCAAGCCGTTTATTTCGTTCCATTCATTGGCTGTATTTGAGCCTTTAAAAGATTCATCAGAGTCGTTTcattccctctaatattcctACATATACTATATATATATTCATATTGATATAAATACTGTGAGTGTAATGATTGGTGGACACATAGAGGTAACATTTAGGAGGATTCTTGAGATGGGTTTTTGGCTCGTAAATTCTCGATTGTGTTTGGGCTTACTTTTCTCTGAAGGTGTGATGcaataatacaaaaatattgtaCACTCACAAAGACTCGCTACAATTAGGACTAATTGCACACTTATCATCAAAGCCATTACTTGGGTTGAAAATTGCTGCTGGCATATATATGGTAGCTACTTGAAATCAGGAAAGATGGACCTGCTTTTTTACTCCTCcaacaagaatcttgtttCCAATGTTAAGTTACAGACGAGACCtggatcgtttttttttattaacaaTCCCAGACCAATCTTTTGTTCAAGGGAGTCACGCTCGAACGCTTTGcatgaccaaatattttataaaatatGGCATTACTTGACTTACAGGAAATTTCAGTCCCTTGCTTCGCGAATTCGATTAAAGACCCGAGAATTAGCaaggaaaaaacaaaaaacaaaaaaaaacaagtccaatTGTACAGGAAgttcatatttgaaaaatgcataaaCACATTATGCTTTGAGACAaacctaaaacatttttggcaagtatttttcttttgactatTGATTGAGACACCTGGgactaaaatttgaaaattaactTTAATTTCATTAATGATATTCTGTTTTAAAGAGTACCCATATGCcaacaattattttgaccCATCTAATGGCTTGCTTGATTTGTGTGCAGGTTTGTAGACAGAAGGTGGTGAGTTAGTAATTAAAGAAACAAGGAGAAAAGGCGAAGAAAGTACGGGTTTTAGGTTGACAAATATCGTTTTTGCAGCATCTAGTCGAAAGAACATGTATAACCCTCGAAGGGACTTTTTGCATTCATCATAGCAGGTGATATCTTGACATTAAGTTTCTTGGCAAATGGTAGGTCATTGTTTGTAATTGTTNNNNNNNNNNNNNNNNNNNNNNNNNNNNNNNNNNNNNNNNNNNNNNNNNNNNNNNNNNNNNNNNNNNNNNNNNNNNNNNNNNNNNNNNNNNNNNNNNNNNNNNNNNNNNNNNNNNNNNNNNNNNNNNNNNNNNNNNNNNNNNNNNNNNNNNNNNNNNNNNNNNNNNNNNNNNNNNNNNNNNNNNNNNNNNNNNNNNNNNNNNNNNNNNNNNNNNNNNNNNNNNNNNNNNNNNNNNNNNNNNNNNNNNNNNNNNNNNNNNNNNNNNNNNNNNNNNNNNNNNNNNNNNNNNNNNNNNNNNNNNNNNNNNNNNNNNNNNNNNNNNNNNNNNNNNNNNNNNNNNNNNNNNNNNNNNNNNNNNNNNNNNNNNNNNNNNNNNNNNNNNNNNNNNNNNNNNNNNNNNNNNNNNNNNNNNNNNNNNNNNNNNNNNNNNNNNNNNNNNNNNNNNNNNNNNNNNNNNNNNNNNNNNNNNNNNNNNNNNNNNNNNNNNNNNNNNNNNNNNNNNNNNNNNNNNNNNNNNNNNNNNNNNNNNNNNNNNNNNNNNNNNNNNNNNNNNNNNNNNNNNNNNNNNNNNNNNNNNNNNNNNNNNNNNNNNNNNNNNNNNNNNNNNNNNNNNNNNNNNNNNNNNNNNNNNNNNNNNNNNNNNNNNNNNNNNNNNNNNNNNNNNNNNNNNNNNNNNNNNNNNNNNNNNNNNNNNNNNNNNNNNNNNNNNNNNNNNNNNNNNNNNNNNNNNNNNNNNNNNNNNNNNNNNNNNNNNNNNNNNNNNNNNNNNNNNNNNNNNNNNNNNNNNNNNNNNNNNNNNNNNNNNNNNNNNNNNNNNNNNNNNNNNNNNNNNNNNNNNNNNNNNNNNNNNNNNNNNNNNNNNACAGCTGACACAAAACCTATCTTTCCCTtcactgaggtcgggccaatgcaGATCTAGTCAGTTCATAATCTGTGGTCAGATTACTTTTGGAATAGTTCTCTACTTTAACTTACCTGTCTGAATGCCTCGTCAATGTTTTGAGGAGGGTCCTTGGCGGAGGTCTCGATGTATGTCATCCCAAGCTTTTGAGCCATTTCCAGGCCTTGCTCCTCGGTGATTTTCCGTCGGGTGTTCAGGTCCACTTTATTAGCCACCAAAATCATGGGAAGGGATTCCCTAAAACAGAAGGGACTTGCAGGTTGTTGGCCAAGACCTAGACCTTGAGTTTTTAGGGATATTTTTGTCTACTCACTTTCCTTTCACAGCTATGATCTGATCCCTGAAATTGGGGATCCTTTCAAAGCTGGTCGTATCAGTGACAGAATATACGATAAGGAAGCCATCACCTTGACGAAGGAACTGTTCTCGCATGGCGCTGTACTCTTCCTGACCAGCGGTGTCCAGGACTGGAATACAACATTTTAACTCATTGACTGATAAAATCTGGATCCGGAATGTTTCTGCATCCAAGCACTTTCCCTCGActccaaaaaatgacataaattGAATGTGACAGGGATCTGTAAATCCACAATAGAACAGTTGCaaaattaagattgaaagCAAGCGACGTCgttttttgtttatttcttACGGAGGCAGATGAGAGCTCTCTCGTTCAGTCTGTCCTCCAATGATGTGTGCCCAATGAAGAGATATTTTCCGCTTTGTTGTCACAGCCAACCATAAATTTTTCTAACCCTCGGGTATGACCCCAGTTTGGCCCATTTAAGTTGCTAAACCAACAACTCATGTTGTTAGGCAAATATAACAAAGGAACTTGGACTGGGCTATCCAGGGATCGAATTCAGGTtagtatggggacgtttaggcaagctctggcaggtacCTTTGTTTGCTGATACCAGTGGCAGTGatgtttggggcttcaaacacgtttctgagaagctgacccttctttcacattgctatatgaggaaaggtcagcttcgttaaaaccaatttgaaacgccaattttgcatcactggcattggcaggcaagtttgtttgctggtaccagcgcttgcctaaatgtccgaataaaAGAAAACGGACGCCCCACcaatcagggtgggcaattttgagaatcagcttgacttttggactccaagtgaacaaaagtgaatAGGAGTGGGCAgaacgtgtccaaaagtaagtacaattgtgcgAAAGGGGGTTGACAAGCGATAAGTTTTAAACCTTAAgtcatgttatttctttacccaATCTAGATAttaaccagcaaatagaatcaatGATTAATAAAATCCAAGCTTTCTTAAAATAGATAAATATGAAGAAGCAAGTAGCCTTTGTGGAAAACAGACACATcatttcactaacgtttttaatctCCAAAATATAcactaaaatgtgtttttgagattttgagatgttgaaaagtcaaagccacactaaAAACAGAGTATTTGGCGactgggtaattttaactaaaattaagtcttaaatgaaaaaaacttaggagctgaatgtcaaatatccaataatatttttttataccTCTAAGTAGTgtatgaattacacttttattaTACATCTAGAAACTAAGATATACTGTGTCTGacatcaaacgcatctttTAATGCTAAGAGACTTGCCttaacaatatttcaagtaACTTGCTTATGGAAGAAAAGCCACAAATCtaggaaaaatatgtcatcatTTAATTTTAGCAGTTGGGTaagttgttcaatttttagtattagctctttttaagagactatcccaaatgactgataaatattcaacaaaatattgttgcaaaaacGTAAGCAATGTTGAATGAATGGAGCTATAAAACCAGAATATACTATCTAGCTATTCCAGTTTTTAATGCTTTGCACCAGCTGTATTCTATTAGAGGGAAGCTATGCTCTCTCCTTGCTGTTGAAGGTAAGataaaaagagttaagaacctgtctttcaattATCTTCTCAAGATATGCTagagcacggacttctagcaatatggactgtgaacgagcttcccggcaaatcggcctgctcttggtcatagccactctgagccacttttcgaattacaGTAATAAActaagaaacgtagatctcttcaattaacggtaggtcaattttatatcatttacatgcaaagtcgatcgtttcaaagttgtcTCCTGAGTgccctaagcataggtttaggctcaaactttgCTGAGtttatctattcaacaagatcttgtggtcgtatcaagtgtttatttggaatacgatgagcggtttaggagataggatatttttgcttccgtttgcaatccatatctctagaagtccgtggctagAGGTATGTGtcaaaggtttcaaagacttttttgcttttggaaccattaatgagcaatttttgaagttaAAGATAGGTTTCAAGTAGAATTTCCTTTAGATTTGCAGTTTTAAAGtatcgtatttttggacatttttggacacttttgtccatacttatttttggacaggggtggacaatTATGTCCAGAAATGAAATGTCCGCCCTTCTACCGATACACTAGGGCTACTAGCCAAGCAAAGTATTCCATAATAATTGCAAAGTTTAGAAAAGTATAGAAGATGATATAAAATGTAAATAGGAAGTATAACAAACAAACGATTTCCAATGACACTTCAAAAAATTTGCACTATTATATCGCGAGCTTTGAAAGAGCACACTTTTTAACCCAGTTGTTCAATGAAGGTAGACTTTAAAGACTTAAGTCTTCGCAAACTTCAGTTTGTGTCATTTTAAAAGTTGAGGCACCTTTGTTCTCAACATTATCTTGTCCATATTGCAGTGGGCCATTTAGGGGCATGTTGCACCGTACATGACACCGGGATTTAATCTTTAAAAAGATCTTACCATTGAGCAAACAAATCTTTCCGTCGATCTCCCAATGTTTGTTATAGTTATCCTCTATGGTGGGGTCGTACTCGATCACAAACGTCTTCTGGATGAGCTGTAAAGTCATGGCAGATTTTCCCACCCCTCCATCGCCAACCACAACAATCTAAAAATGgagtgaaaatgaaatcattcaGAAATATTGGAGTGTACCCACGACTAGATTTCATTTCATACTCGGTAAACTGGAAGTTGTGTATTGTCCCCAGGAAGTGACATGGCTCCGGGAAGAGCACCACGAGCTTTCTTGGGCATATCAAGAACCAGATTCCTTGTATTTTGGACTCAAGTCACGTACCTAATAAGGGGACAATCCGACCGATAAATGCTGATCAACATTTTAAAATTAGTTCTCACAGATGTTGTCATTGTCTTGCTTACCTGAGAAAAATGACTCTCTACGGACGGGATTTGAAGGAACCTTGGAAGGTGCACCTTCTTAAGATGAATAAAAGTGGGGAACTCTCATGATCAGGGTTGGATGGTTATGAACTTTACTTGTG
This genomic interval from Tigriopus californicus strain San Diego chromosome 6, Tcal_SD_v2.1, whole genome shotgun sequence contains the following:
- the LOC131882258 gene encoding ras-related protein M-Ras-like (The sequence of the model RefSeq protein was modified relative to this genomic sequence to represent the inferred CDS: added 69 bases not found in genome assembly) — its product is MPKKARGALPGAMSLPGDNTQLPVYRIVVVGDGGVGKSAMTLQLIQKTFVIEYDPTIEDNYNKHWEIDGKICLLNVLDTAGQEEYSAMREQFLRQGDGFLIVYSVTDTTSFERIPNFRDQIIAVKGKESLPMILVANKVDLNTRRKITEEQGLEMAQKLGMTYIETSAKDPPQNIDEAFRQAVRLIRRQEEKEEKKEKKCSIM